In Sphingobacteriales bacterium, the genomic stretch GCTTTTTAAATATGCCGACAGGCGACTTTTGATAAATTGTGTGTAGCGCGATACTAAAGGAATGTTCGTATTTTTTGAACCCAAATAGGCTGACAACAATACCGCCAAAACAAATACACCTGCAATTATTGAAAGCACTTGCTGGAGTTTGAAAAACGAAAAACTCATTCCCACTGCTCCCAATATGCCGCCCAATATGGAATAAGAAACTGCCCTGCCTATGTTGTATAAGCCGATAGCCAATGATTTTCGGGCGGTATCCAACTGGTGCACCGGCAATGCCAATGCCAAAGGACCGCACATACCCACACAATGAAAACTCCCCAAAATACCAATAGAAAATCCAGTTCCGAACAACAGTGCTATTTCGTTCATTTTTGTATCAATATGCTTTGTTCTTTGTAATAAGGCTGCTTGCCATTATTCCACTGAATACGGACTTTGTAATTTCCCGCCACCAAACG encodes the following:
- a CDS encoding sulfite exporter TauE/SafE family protein; translation: MNEIALLFGTGFSIGILGSFHCVGMCGPLALALPVHQLDTARKSLAIGLYNIGRAVSYSILGGILGAVGMSFSFFKLQQVLSIIAGVFVLAVLLSAYLGSKNTNIPLVSRYTQFIKSRLSAYLKSRTSPFSYFGIGVVNGFLPCGLVYLALAAAAASAHFYSGALLMFSFGMGTMPIMAATMIFGKFISLGLRQKINKLTPYMVGLVAVLLILRGLNLGIPYISPALENQKMSCCHK